The following are from one region of the Vicugna pacos chromosome 9, VicPac4, whole genome shotgun sequence genome:
- the MFSD14A gene encoding hippocampus abundant transcript 1 protein, which yields MTQGKKKKRAANRSIMLAKKIIIKDGGTPQGIGSPSVYHAVIVIFLEFFAWGLLTAPTLVVLHETFPKHTFLMNGLIQGVKGLLSFLSAPLIGALSDVWGRKSFLLLTVFFTCAPIPLMKISPWWYFAVISVSGVFAVTFSVVFAYVADITQEHERSMAYGLVSATFAASLVTSPAIGAYLGRVYGDSLVVVLATAIALLDICFILVAVPESLPEKMRPASWGAPISWEQADPFASLKKVGQDSIVLLICITVFLSYLPEAGQYSSFFLYLRQIMKFSPESVAAFIAVLGILSIIAQTIVLSLLMRSIGNKNTILLGLGFQILQLAWYGFGSEPWMMWAAGAVAAMSSITFPAVSALVSRTADADQQGVVQGMITGIRGLCNGLGPALYGFIFYIFHVELKELPMTGTDLGTNTSPQHHFEQNSIIPGPPFLFGACSVLLALLVALFIPEHTNLSLRSSSWRKHCGSHSHPHSTQAPGEAKEPLLQDTNV from the exons cCTCAAGGAATAGGTTCTCCTAGTGTTTATCACGCGGTTATCGTCATCTTTTTGGAGTTTTTCGCTTGGGGATTATTGACAGCGCCCACGTTGGTG gtATTACATGAGACCTTCcctaaacatacatttctgatgaATGGCCTAATTCAAGGAGTAAAG GGCTTGCTGTCATTCCTCAGCGCCCCGCTTATTGGTGCTCTTTCGGATGTTTGGGGCCGAAAGTCCTTCTTGCTGCTAACAGTGTTTTTCACGTGTGCCCCAATCCCTTTAATGAAGATCAGCCCATG GTGGTACTTCGCTGTTATCTCTGTTTCTGGGGTTTTTGCAGTGACTTTCTCCGTGGTATTTGCATACGTAGCAGATATAACCCAAGAACATGAAAGAAGTATGGCTTATGGACTG GTTTCAGCAACATTCGCTGCAAGTTTGGTAACCAGCCCTGCAATTGGCGCTTACCTTGGGCGAGTGTACGGGGACAGCCTGGTGGTGGTCCTGGCTACAgcgatagctttgctggatattTGCTTTATCCTTGTTGCTGTGCCAGAGTCACTGCCGGAGAAGATGCGGCCGGCATCGTGGGGGGCACCCATTTCCTGGGAACAGGCTGACCCCTTTGCA TCCTTAAAAAAAGTGGGCCAGGACTCCATAGTGCTGCTCATCTGCATCACGGTGTTCCTCTCCTACCTGCCGGAGGCGGGCCAATATTCCAGCTTTTTTTTATACCTCAGACAG ATAATGAAATTTTCACCGGAAAGTGTTGCAGCATTCATAGCGGTCCTTGGCATTCTCTCCATTATTGCACAg acCATAGTCTTGAGTTTGCTTATGAGGTCAATTGGAAACAAGAACACCATTTTATTGGGTCTGGGATTTCAAATATTACAGCTGGCGTGGTATGGCTTCGGTTCAGAGCCTTG GATGATGTGGGCGGCCGGGGCGGTCGCAGCCATGTCCAGCATTACCTTCCCAGCCGTCAGCGCGCTCGTCTCGCGGACTGCCGATGCCGACCAACAAG GCGTCGTTCAAGGAATGATAACAGGAATTCGAGGACTGTGCAATGGTCTGGGACCAGCTCTTTATGGATTCATTTTCTACATATTTCACGTGGAACTTAAAGAACTGCCAATGACAGGAACAGACTTGGGAACAAACACAAGCCCACAGCACCACTTTGAACAG AATTCCATCATCCCTggcccccctttcctctttggagcCTGTTCAGTACTGCTGGCTCTGCTTGTTGCCTTGTTTATTCCGGAACATACCAATTTGAGCTTAAGATCCAGCAGCTGGAGAAAGCACTGTGGCAGCCACAGCCACCCCCACAGTACGCAAGCGCCAGGAGAGGCCAAAGAACCTTTACTCCAGGACACAAATGTGTGA